AACAGCAAAAGTATACCTCATTTGAGTAAATATGTATGAAGTTTTTTAGAATAATCTAACTACCTGTTTGTACTAGCTTGAGCTTATTTCCCCTATCAAAAGTAACCCAGAAATTAACGACGGATTAAGTCTACTAAACATATACTTAGGTAACATAAAAAGAGCTGCTTTAATAAGCAGCTCTCAAACACTATCTAGGTTACTCAGCTCATCGGATGATTAGCTTTCTGGCTTAGGAGGAAAGTTTAACATCACTTTGTTGATCGCTTCATTGATCAGCTGCTCTCGCTCTTCAGGTGTGCTCTTGTTTTTGATGGTGTCAGCAACTGTACCACGCCATACTAGTTTGTCAGTTTTATTATCAACTAAGTCGATAATCAATGTGCCTACCTCGTACTCGCGCACGGTTGTGTGGCTTTGCATGCTGCCACCGTAACCCCAACCACGGTAGTAATATGGGTTATAACCATAGTTCGTATGGAAGGTGTCTACATTAATCTTCTTGTCTACTTTGGTTAAGTAGTTAACTAATAAGTCTGCAGATTCAGCGCCGACTTGTTTTAGCCCTTTTGCCGTCATTTCGTTATTTACCGCATTGCGAACACGTTGGTCCATTAGGCCATCAAGGTGGTACTGGCTATCTGATTTCTTTTCAATCCAGGCAAAGCTCTTGTATTGGTCAAATGACACACCCGGATCGAAGTCAGAGTTAGTTTTTAACGAGCTACACGCAGAAAGTGCAGCGATGGCGATAAAGGCAAATAATTTTTTCATGTGTTGCTCCAACAACAGGTTGATTCTCTTTAGCTTATCTGCGCAGTATGGCAAGTCAAGCATAGTTAATGTATTTACATTCAGCGCTACAACGATGTGTAGGCTCACTTAAATTCTTTCACATAACCACATGTAGAAGATTTTGAATGCGACTTAGCTCGACTATAGCTTGAGCTGATAAACAACTCGGGTGGCATACAAGCTTGGGTTGACAGAAAGTTCGGCACCAATTTGCTCAGCTAAAGGTTTCTTTCAGCTTTAAAAGTAACTTAATTATATCTTAGCTAGCTGAACCTTAGCTGACTGCTACACAATCTAGTTGCTACTCACCACTTTTTTATTTTTCAACGTTGTAATATGGCTTTGATCCGAGTACTAGTTAACGTAATGGATAGTGATTGACGGGCAAGATTCCCGCCCAAAAGCGTTACGGGAATGACGTGTAGGTTGTAGATAAGGATGACTGATTGGTTACGTTTTGGGAATGAACGCCGGATTGTACTCGAGATGCAGCTTCCCCTTATACGTAACCCTCGGGTGTTTATCTCCTTATGTCACCCTCGAGGTGCTGTTAATCGAGGGTCTTATAGTGGCAGCTGGATTTGATTCCCGCTCAAAGGCATTGCGGGAATGACATGTGGGTTAGGTTGTAGGAGTGAATGGTTGTTGTTCCCCCAGGAAGTGCAGCTCCATCAAGTGTCACCCTCGAAACGCTGTTAATCGAGGGTCTTATGTTGCAATATTGCTTATCCATACCGTCTGATATGGCGCTAGCGTCATGCTGGTCATATCCGCTTCTAATTTGGTGCTTGTAATTAGCTCATACCAAGACTCTGACACAATAAGGTTGATTTCGGTTAGCGGTAAAGTCACGTCTTGATCACTCACATTACTGATACAGAAAATGCTTTGCTGCCTGTCCTGACTTTGCCTCCAAATTCCAAACAGCTGTAACCCTAGATGCAAGGTGAACTGAGTCGCGTTTGGATGAAATGCTGCCTGTTGTTTACGTAGCTTAATTAAATGATTAAGGCTGCTTAGTACTTGATGGTGCTGGCTATGCTTATCTTCAAGCAATTCGATTAATTCATTTATATCCCAGCGATGGCGATTGATTGCCCTATTTTGCCCGGTTGCAGCTACCTTTTGGTAATCATTGCGAGTGGCCAATAGTGAATGGATATAAATTCCCGGTATGCCTTCAAGTGCTAGCATGATGGTATGGGCGCAAATAAAACGCTCGAAGCCGAGGTGGTCTTCTCCCTTAATCGTGCCTTTGAGAGCGTCGATTAACGCGATATTGATTTCATAGGCTTTTTGAGCCTCTTTATCTGCTCGCCATGACACTTTACCGCCAAACAGCTCCATGGTTTCCACTAATGTATCCACCTCTTCTTGCTGCAGTAACCCTTCGACAGGCCTTAGGCCTATTCCATCGTGGGAAGCAATGAAGTTGAAATACGTAGTGCCATTCTGTGCTGGCGGCATGCTCATTAACCAGCGTTTTAGATATAAGCAGCTTCCGGTAATCAGGGTATTAACTAACAACGGCGGCAGAGAAAAGTTATAAATACCATGTGCCTCATTAGCATTACCAAAGTAGGTTAAATTTTGAGTGTTAGGGATATTAGTTTCGGTAATGATCATCGCATCTGGCTGAGCGTGTTCCACCAGCGTGCGCAGTAGACGAATAACCTCATGGGTTTGTGGCAAGTTGATGCACTTAGTACCAGTGACCTTCCACAAAAATGCCACTGCATCTAACCTGAATATATTGACGCCCATATCCAAATACAGACGAATGATCCTCACAAATTGGATTAACACCTCAGGATTACGAAAATCAAAGTCGACTTGATCGTGACTAAAGGTCGCCCACACCTGCTTTACACCATTTTCTGTTCGGGTTGCCCGCAATAGAGGCGATACCCTTGGACGCACGACATCTGAGATATCGGCATCTTCGTCAACAGTAAAAAAGTAATCTTTGCCAGGTGTTTTTTGCTTAATGAAGTTATCAAACCATACACTGCGACTTGAGCAGTGATTAATCACCAAGTCGGCCATTAACCTACGCTTACTCGCAATACGATTAATGTCTTGCCAATCTCCTAAGGAAGGATTCACTGTAGAATAATCCATTACCGCAAAGCCATCGTCTGAGCTATATGGAAAAAATGGCAAAACATGGATACCGGTCAGTTCAGGTAAATACTCGTCACAAAACTTATCCAGGGTCGCTAAAGGTGCACTGCTGCTGGTTGATGATGTTGTAAACACGCTATCACCATAAGTAATGAGCACAATATCTTGCTCGCTCCACAAATTACTGTATGGCGTTGGCTCATGGCAATCTGCATCCAATCCCATAGTTTCAACGAGATTTCCGGCAATAGCGCTGTAGTTTTGCTGTAACTCAACGTTTGCATAAATGATTGCCAATTGCTGGATTAATTTAGCAATTAAGCTATCCAGTAATTTGGCTTGTTTTCTCACATCACTATGTGCTGAGTTATTCTCATTAATTAAACTCTCACCTGATGTATTATCAGTAACTTGGAGTTTAGTGTTGTACATATCACTTACCCTTGATTCTGAATAGCTTATGCTTGGAACCACTAACGTATAGACTGACTTATAACTAAAACCGCCAGACATGCAATCACAAAGCTACATAAACTCCGCATGATCTGCATCAACTGCCGCTTTGAGTTTTGTAAGCACATCTGGCATCGCACTTATCACCCGGCTCCAAGTTGGCATAAATGGTGTTTCCATTGGATTGTCTAAAAATCGCTGCCCTGCCGTAACGATATTTTGCGCAAACATCTCCACCGCCTTTTCTTCCAGGTGAATGTCAGTGGTCAACCCGTTCATTAACGCGTCATTGTGATAGTTCTCAACATAATCCAGGGCAATTCGATAATAAGTCGCTTTTAACGAGCGGAAGGTTTCACAGCTGAAGGTTTCACCTTGGGTAGCAAGCTTGCGGAAAAACGCCTTAGTAATATCAATCGACATTTTCGACAAACCAGCTTCAGTGTTATCTAGCGATAAGTCCTGATGCTTGTGATCGTAGTTATCTGCAATATCAACCTGACAAATGCGGTTGTGAGCATAATTGCGCTGCATTTCACTAAGCACGCCGATTTCAAGTCCCCAGTCACTGGGAATACGCAGGTCATTGAGTACATCCCGCCTAAAAGAAAACTCCCCCGCTAGCGGGTAGCGAAAGCTATCCATGTATTCTAAATAATCGTTATAACCAACAACTCGCTTTAAGGCTTTAATTAACGGTGTTACCAGCAACCTGGAAACGCGGCCATTGATCTTGCCGTTGGCGATCCGCGCATAATAGCCTTTGGTAAATTCATAGTTAAATTGCGGGTTAGCTACTGGGTATAACAACCTTGAAAGCAGTGATTTCTCGTATGTCACTATATCGCAGTCATGCAGCGCAATAGATTCAGATTTACCTGACGCCAGAATGTAGCCCATGCAATACCAAACATTGCGCCCTTTGCCCATTTCTTGCGGTGCCAGTCCAAGCTTTTCTAGCTTGGCATCAAGTTCTTTTAGTCTTGGGCCATCATTCCACAGCACTCTATGATGCTGAGGCAAATCCTTAAAGAATGTAAGTGCATGCTGGTATTGTGCTTTGTCAGCTCTATCTAAACCAATAACGATTTCACTAAGATATGGCACCTGAGCAAGTTTACTAACGATGTCAGGCATTGCCTCGCCTTCGAGCTCTGAAAACAATGAAGGTAGTATTAAACCCAATGGTCGCACCTTGGCGAACTTTATTAACTCAGCTTCAAGTGCTTCGTCACTTCGTTGGGAAAGATTATGTAATGTGGTCACTATGCCATTTTGATAAAAATCAGCCATTTCATTTTCCCTCTTTGTTAAGCACCTTGATTAGCTGCGCGGTCACATATTTCGACTAGGCTTGGAGTAAGCAACAGCTCACTTAAACAATGAGCCCAGCCTCTTGGACCTGGATACGGGCTTTTAAGCACCGGCTTTTTGGTATGCAACAAGGGGAAATCATGAACTGGAGATTTAATTTGCACCGCCACGTCTGCAGCGTTAAGCATGGCAATATCATTACCACTGTCACCTAATGCAATGGTGTACATGGTTTGAGCCCGCTCAAAGGCATATAGCATGGTCAACCAATTCATCGCTTGGGCTTTGTCAGACTGGCCACCAACATGCAAAAAGCGGCCACCTTCTAGCATCTCAGCGCCAAGCTGCTGCATTTTTTCGATAAATTGTTGTTTGATATTCTCACTTCCAAGCCACAGTAATGGCTCAGTGTGTTCGCGCATCAGCGCAAGCTTGGCTTTTGCAGGGGTTAGCTCAGTCACACTGCACAACGACTCAACCGTCATTGCAGAAAATCCAACATAGTATTTTTTGAACTCAGTAACCTGGGTCGTAAGCACCTCAATCCAGTGACTACGAGGCTGGCAAAACGATTTCACCCAGTAATAGCCACGCTCCTCTGTATCTTGCGGTTGTGTGGTGAAATAACCTTTGGGAATGTAAACGGCAGCGCCATTTTCACAAATAAAGGGCGCGTTAAAGCCTAAGGTTTGCTGAATAGATTCCATTTCAGCGAAGGTTTTAGAGGTGTTGGCAATGATAGGAATTTTGCGTTCAGCTAGAGCCTCCATTACTGGTATAGCCTCGGTAAAGCTATAGTCGTAATGATCTAGCAAGGTGCCATCCATATCGGTATAGATTATTGGCTGTTTTGTCATACCCTTCCCCATTTTGCTCGATAGTTTTTTGAACTAACTCGATTCCTAGGCAAGAACATGAGCATTTACGATTGCACAGGGAGTAAATGAACTTTGAAAGCTCAAGACGCCGTAAAACCATCCCTGATAGCTCCGCTTTAGCATCCCTGCTAAAGAGACTGGCTTCCAAAAAGCTCATTCATATCTTAAAAGGTGCAATGATATGTTCATGTTCCCGCTCTGATTCGGTACTAAAATGGGTTCAGGAACTATGCCAGCTAACGTAGAGCTGTGAGGTGACAGGGTGAAGTTGGCGTAAGTAACTAATTTTAAACACTATTAATTAAAAAAAGGCTGAATATAACTAAAGAGGTAAGGATCAAGTCTGCCATTTGAAGTACTGATTTAGTATTTGTTGCACCAAGTCAGTGCAACATGTCGTTGTGAATGGCATTCGCACCGCCCTAGAGAAGCTATTAATCGAGGGTCTTATGTTGGTCGTTGAAATAGATTCCCGCTCAAAAGCTTTGCGGGAATGACTTGTGGTTTGGGTTGCTATATCCAAACGTCACACTCGATATACTGTTAATCGAGGGTCTTATGTTGGAGGCTGGAATTGATTCCCGCTCAAAAGCATTGCGGGAATGACGTGTGGTTGGTCACCCTCGAAAAACTGTTAATCGAGGGTCTTATGTTGTTAACTCTGAGCAAATAGGAAAACCCAAACAAAACGTATTCTACAGCCGATTATAAGATTTCTTGATATAAATCTAACCAATCAGGATTTTGCTTTTCTATTAATTGACACTTCCAAGATCTCCTCCACCGCTTTAGCTTCTTTTCTCGTTCAATAGCAGAGCCAATTTCATCATGCACTTCATAATATACAAGCAGGTTAATATTGTACTTCTGAGTATGGCTTTTCACCAACTTCGCTTTATGTTGATAAACACGATTGATCAAATTAGAGGTGACGCCGATATAAATTGAACCATCCTTTTTATTGGCCATCATATACACATATCCTATAGGCACTTGCAATCCTTGCATTAAGTTTTAGCAAATAAGAAAGTTTAGCTTATTAATTAGGAATTGATTCCCGCTCAAAAGCGTTGCGGGAATGACTTGTGGGTTTCGTTGCTATATTCAAACGTCACCCTCGAGAAGCTGTTAATCGAGGGTCTTATGCGGTCGTACTTAGTTAACTAAAGCTATTCTCAAAGTAGCTTTCAACAATCAGTACAGCAGATACAGCGTCAACTTGCTCTTTGGTCAGCGCCTTGTAACCCCCTAATTCAAATAAACGCGCTTTAGCATCGGCGGTGGTTAAACGCTCATCCTGAGTTGCTACCTTGATCCCAAATCGACCATTAATACGGTTGGCAAATTTTCGAGCTCGTTGCGTCATCTCTTGCTCTGTGCCATCCATGTTAAGTGGCAGGCCAACTACAACAAGATCAGGTTGCCATTCTTTAATCAGCTCACCGATTTTATCCCAATTAGGAATGCCGTCAGTCGCTTTTATTGATAACAACGGCCTAGCAGTTGCTGTAACGCCTTGACCAATAGCAATGCCAATACTTTTTGTACCAAAGTCAAAGCCTAAAACCGTTTGTGGCAACATATGTCTGTCTCAAATGTGATTAATTATGGGAAGTTTAAATATTAGTTCGAAGGGCGATGTAAATTGAATAAGCCACTTAAACTAAGAGCAGTAAAATAAGAAATAAAAGGTGACTTAATTAACAAAAAAGTTTTTCACCACAAAATTAGGCAATAGCGCATTTTACCTTAAGCATGGCCAACTTGATCAGTCAATTGCCAAATATCAATACCTAATTGTTTCGCCGCTTTTTGCCAGAGGCTATCGTAATCTAAATCGTAAAGTAGCTCGGGCGTTGCTTTAATGGTTAACCAGGTATTGTCTGCAAGCTCTTGCTCAAGTTGATCTTTGCCCCAACCTGAATAGCCCAAAGCAACAATATAGTTATCTGGCGCGTCTTCTGTTGCTAGCGAACTGAGTACATCTCTTGATGAAGTGAGCACACAGTAGTCACTCACCTGAAAACTATTACTCCAGGCTTTTTTAGGTGTGTGCAATACAAAGCCGCGCTCTGGCGCAACAGGTCCACCGACCACAACCTGAGCGGCGAGCTTGTTACTTGACGTCGATGGGGCTACTACCGCGACAACGTCTTCATCATCGGTTGCCATGGCCATTTGTTCAAGCAAGCTTTCAACATCAATACCAACGGGGCGATTAATAACGAGCCCCATTGCGCCTTTGTCATCATGCTCACAGATATAAATCACACTCTTCTCAAAAAAGGTGTCGTTAAGAGATGGCATGGCGATAAGTAGATGATCTTGCAAGCTTTCCATAAATGCTTCCTGTGTTGGCTGCGCTTAATGCAGAGTAAAGCCTAGCCGCCCGCTAGTTTTACTTTGTAGTCCATTTTTTCAAGTAACGTTTTAATTTGTTCACGGTTATCGGTTTGGATCTCGATATTGAACTCTTTCACCGTGCCACCACAGCCGCATTGCTTTTTAAGCTTTTGTGCTAGCGCTTTCAGCTCTTTCGCATTTAGCCCAAGGCCCTTAATAACGCTAACACCTTTGCCTTTACGACCTTTGCTATCTTTATGGATACGGACAATACCGTCACCTTGAGGGACTTCTTCCACCGGCTTTTCTTGTTCAATACGACCTTTGTCAGTGCTGAACACCAGTGAAATATTAGGATCAATTCTCATGAGATTGGCTTTACTTCTATACAGATAGGATAGTTTGAGTTTACCAAACCAAAATAAAAGAGGCGAGATCCACTCTCACCTCTTTCATTCTTCTGCACACTTTTCTAGCGCCACATGCATCAAAAGCTTATGGTCCCGCCGGGTGCAGTAAAAACGGCTTTACTTTAAGTACGGCTCAACCAAACCTAGCATCATCTTGATGTGACTTGGGTGGTCATTCAATGCTTCGATATAGCGGAACTGCTTACCGCCGGCCTCTTCAAACACTTCACGGTTCTCACCCTTGATTTCTTCAAGAGTTTCTAAGCAGTCGGCACTGAACGCAGGGCAGATAACAGCTATGTCATCAACGCCTGTGTTACCTAACTGTTCAATTGTGGCGTCAGTGTATGGCCCTAACCACTCCGCTTTACCAAAGCGAGACTGGAAGGTCATCACATAGTCATCTTCTGTTAACCCTAACTTCTCGACCACTAAACGCGTTGTTTTAGCACAGAAGCAATAGTATGGGTCGCCAAGCAAGTGATTGCGCTTTGGCATACCGTGATACGACATAACCAACTTTTTAGGCTTGCCATGCATAGCAAAGTCTTGCTCAATCGACTCAGCTAAAGCATCAATATAGTCCTGGTTATCATGATAAGTATTAATGAAGTTAATCGACGGCACAAAGCGCCACTTCATCAACTCACGCGCGATGGCATCAAATACCGTGCCGCTCGTTGGGCCGGCATATTGAGGATAAAGCGGCAGTACTGTGATTTCATCTACGCCTTCTTTATGCATTTGTTGTAACGTCGACGCGGTAGATGGGTTGCCGTAACGCATCGCTAAATACACTTTAGCATCGATACCTTGCTCATCAAGTTGTGCTTGTAACTTTGCTTGTTGGCGTTTACTAATATCCATCAAAGGCGAACCGTTTTCAGTCCAAATCTCTTTATAAAGTGCGGCAGATTTGGCTGGGCGTGTACGCAGAATAATACCGTGCAAAATAGTTAGCCAAACCAATCTTGGGATTTCCACCACGCGCGGGTCAGACAAAAACTCAGCAAGGTAACGCCTCACTGATGGCGTTGTTGGCTCATCCGGCGTTCCTAAATTCATTAATAACACGCCTTTCTTCCCTCTGGCTTGATGACCAGTATCTTTATCTAACCCAGAAAACTTATACACAATTGACTCCAAGTAATCATAGTCTTACTCATTATTGTTGAGTAAATAACAAAAGACTGCACAGTGCTTGGATGTTATCAAAACCATCGCACC
This DNA window, taken from Shewanella maritima, encodes the following:
- a CDS encoding DUF4136 domain-containing protein; its protein translation is MKKLFAFIAIAALSACSSLKTNSDFDPGVSFDQYKSFAWIEKKSDSQYHLDGLMDQRVRNAVNNEMTAKGLKQVGAESADLLVNYLTKVDKKINVDTFHTNYGYNPYYYRGWGYGGSMQSHTTVREYEVGTLIIDLVDNKTDKLVWRGTVADTIKNKSTPEEREQLINEAINKVMLNFPPKPES
- a CDS encoding sugar phosphorylase yields the protein MYNTKLQVTDNTSGESLINENNSAHSDVRKQAKLLDSLIAKLIQQLAIIYANVELQQNYSAIAGNLVETMGLDADCHEPTPYSNLWSEQDIVLITYGDSVFTTSSTSSSAPLATLDKFCDEYLPELTGIHVLPFFPYSSDDGFAVMDYSTVNPSLGDWQDINRIASKRRLMADLVINHCSSRSVWFDNFIKQKTPGKDYFFTVDEDADISDVVRPRVSPLLRATRTENGVKQVWATFSHDQVDFDFRNPEVLIQFVRIIRLYLDMGVNIFRLDAVAFLWKVTGTKCINLPQTHEVIRLLRTLVEHAQPDAMIITETNIPNTQNLTYFGNANEAHGIYNFSLPPLLVNTLITGSCLYLKRWLMSMPPAQNGTTYFNFIASHDGIGLRPVEGLLQQEEVDTLVETMELFGGKVSWRADKEAQKAYEINIALIDALKGTIKGEDHLGFERFICAHTIMLALEGIPGIYIHSLLATRNDYQKVAATGQNRAINRHRWDINELIELLEDKHSQHHQVLSSLNHLIKLRKQQAAFHPNATQFTLHLGLQLFGIWRQSQDRQQSIFCISNVSDQDVTLPLTEINLIVSESWYELITSTKLEADMTSMTLAPYQTVWISNIAT
- a CDS encoding glycosyl transferase, with the protein product MADFYQNGIVTTLHNLSQRSDEALEAELIKFAKVRPLGLILPSLFSELEGEAMPDIVSKLAQVPYLSEIVIGLDRADKAQYQHALTFFKDLPQHHRVLWNDGPRLKELDAKLEKLGLAPQEMGKGRNVWYCMGYILASGKSESIALHDCDIVTYEKSLLSRLLYPVANPQFNYEFTKGYYARIANGKINGRVSRLLVTPLIKALKRVVGYNDYLEYMDSFRYPLAGEFSFRRDVLNDLRIPSDWGLEIGVLSEMQRNYAHNRICQVDIADNYDHKHQDLSLDNTEAGLSKMSIDITKAFFRKLATQGETFSCETFRSLKATYYRIALDYVENYHNDALMNGLTTDIHLEEKAVEMFAQNIVTAGQRFLDNPMETPFMPTWSRVISAMPDVLTKLKAAVDADHAEFM
- a CDS encoding HAD-IIB family hydrolase, which translates into the protein MTKQPIIYTDMDGTLLDHYDYSFTEAIPVMEALAERKIPIIANTSKTFAEMESIQQTLGFNAPFICENGAAVYIPKGYFTTQPQDTEERGYYWVKSFCQPRSHWIEVLTTQVTEFKKYYVGFSAMTVESLCSVTELTPAKAKLALMREHTEPLLWLGSENIKQQFIEKMQQLGAEMLEGGRFLHVGGQSDKAQAMNWLTMLYAFERAQTMYTIALGDSGNDIAMLNAADVAVQIKSPVHDFPLLHTKKPVLKSPYPGPRGWAHCLSELLLTPSLVEICDRAANQGA
- a CDS encoding GIY-YIG nuclease family protein encodes the protein MMANKKDGSIYIGVTSNLINRVYQHKAKLVKSHTQKYNINLLVYYEVHDEIGSAIEREKKLKRWRRSWKCQLIEKQNPDWLDLYQEIL
- the ruvX gene encoding Holliday junction resolvase RuvX; amino-acid sequence: MLPQTVLGFDFGTKSIGIAIGQGVTATARPLLSIKATDGIPNWDKIGELIKEWQPDLVVVGLPLNMDGTEQEMTQRARKFANRINGRFGIKVATQDERLTTADAKARLFELGGYKALTKEQVDAVSAVLIVESYFENSFS
- a CDS encoding YqgE/AlgH family protein, whose product is MESLQDHLLIAMPSLNDTFFEKSVIYICEHDDKGAMGLVINRPVGIDVESLLEQMAMATDDEDVVAVVAPSTSSNKLAAQVVVGGPVAPERGFVLHTPKKAWSNSFQVSDYCVLTSSRDVLSSLATEDAPDNYIVALGYSGWGKDQLEQELADNTWLTIKATPELLYDLDYDSLWQKAAKQLGIDIWQLTDQVGHA
- the yciH gene encoding stress response translation initiation inhibitor YciH; the encoded protein is MRIDPNISLVFSTDKGRIEQEKPVEEVPQGDGIVRIHKDSKGRKGKGVSVIKGLGLNAKELKALAQKLKKQCGCGGTVKEFNIEIQTDNREQIKTLLEKMDYKVKLAGG
- the hemH gene encoding ferrochelatase, which codes for MYKFSGLDKDTGHQARGKKGVLLMNLGTPDEPTTPSVRRYLAEFLSDPRVVEIPRLVWLTILHGIILRTRPAKSAALYKEIWTENGSPLMDISKRQQAKLQAQLDEQGIDAKVYLAMRYGNPSTASTLQQMHKEGVDEITVLPLYPQYAGPTSGTVFDAIARELMKWRFVPSINFINTYHDNQDYIDALAESIEQDFAMHGKPKKLVMSYHGMPKRNHLLGDPYYCFCAKTTRLVVEKLGLTEDDYVMTFQSRFGKAEWLGPYTDATIEQLGNTGVDDIAVICPAFSADCLETLEEIKGENREVFEEAGGKQFRYIEALNDHPSHIKMMLGLVEPYLK